Proteins encoded within one genomic window of Streptosporangium album:
- a CDS encoding tyrosine-type recombinase/integrase: MPSPTPSSAASAAGPDRRKITSRKVIGLPVGLDPAEDDLGVWIEHYLDLAVRGVRSAEVTGKISRHLERLRAWITTGLGHARVSAITAREMTAWRDHLAAAGRHAKDGSAAAMAPATVNNHLAHASALFSWISAHAPAALLPSGDPTKRVEPLRLPAPEVRALSGAQVRTVKNVLDRLESFHQLTGRRHRRHRGDRSTATHRHARPLRDRAIVHTLLGTGLRRAEIAGLDLAQLQPRDPEHLRQAKKAKLTGVRGKGRTSRSVFLGRDARTALADYLEGERDGDATDDSTALFLAASSIAARRPDGRLSPRSINTIVGEIGAICDLQVAGADRQLGTLRPHDLRHTFAYQLSQASGHNRAELERRLGHSSDRYLRIYTNPPDDIAAAYVEDF, translated from the coding sequence ATGCCCTCCCCGACGCCCAGCTCGGCCGCTTCGGCCGCGGGGCCGGATCGCCGCAAAATCACTTCACGAAAGGTGATCGGCCTGCCGGTGGGACTCGATCCGGCCGAGGACGATCTCGGGGTGTGGATCGAGCACTACCTCGATCTCGCGGTGCGCGGAGTGCGCTCGGCCGAGGTGACCGGCAAGATCAGCCGCCATCTGGAGCGGCTGCGTGCCTGGATCACCACCGGGCTCGGGCACGCGCGCGTCTCGGCGATCACCGCCCGCGAGATGACCGCCTGGCGCGATCACCTGGCCGCCGCCGGGCGGCACGCGAAAGACGGCAGCGCGGCCGCCATGGCACCGGCGACCGTCAACAACCACCTCGCCCACGCCTCGGCGCTGTTCTCCTGGATCAGCGCCCACGCCCCGGCCGCCCTGCTGCCCAGCGGGGACCCGACCAAGCGCGTCGAGCCGCTGCGCCTGCCCGCCCCTGAGGTCCGCGCCCTGTCCGGCGCCCAGGTCCGCACCGTCAAGAACGTGCTGGACCGGCTGGAATCCTTCCACCAGCTGACCGGCCGCCGCCACCGCCGCCACCGCGGCGACCGCTCGACCGCCACGCACCGCCACGCCCGGCCGCTGCGCGACCGCGCCATTGTGCACACCCTGCTCGGCACCGGACTGCGCCGCGCCGAGATCGCCGGCCTGGACCTGGCCCAGCTACAGCCGCGCGATCCCGAGCACCTACGACAGGCCAAGAAGGCCAAGCTGACCGGGGTCCGCGGCAAGGGCCGCACCAGCCGCAGCGTCTTCCTCGGCCGCGACGCCCGCACCGCGCTGGCCGACTACCTCGAAGGCGAACGCGACGGCGACGCCACCGACGACTCCACCGCGCTGTTTTTGGCGGCCTCCTCCATCGCCGCCCGCCGACCCGACGGACGGCTGTCGCCGCGCTCGATCAACACCATCGTCGGCGAGATCGGCGCCATCTGCGACCTGCAGGTCGCAGGAGCCGACCGGCAGCTCGGCACGCTGCGCCCGCACGACCTGCGCCACACCTTCGCCTACCAGCTCTCCCAAGCCTCCGGCCACAATCGCGCCGAGCTGGAACGACGCCTGGGGCACTCAAGCGACCGCTACCTCAGGATCTACACCAACCCGCCCGACGACATCGCCGCTGCCTACGTTGAGGACTTCTGA
- a CDS encoding prolyl oligopeptidase family serine peptidase gives MSDITEPSIARVDVVRETLHGVTLEDPYRWMETEGEEFHHWLDGQARHAREHLDALPHRSGLLTRIRELGSALTRYFGLAMAADRVFALVREPDARVPVLTVTEADGASRVLFDPGTVPGDGHHAIDWYVPSPDGRHVACAVSASGSEDSSIHVIDADSGALRETIPPTTRFAFLSWLEDGRSFVYHRYAEQHLLDSRSFLHRLGADPAQDAVVLARGLNPHVELTPRDRPFLVVPPHGEWMLAIVSHGALSPWPWTGEQLSDCTLYVAPRTGLADPAACPWRLVAGVADGVTAFATSHDTLYLVTHRDAPRSRVLAVPLAAPDLSRARVIVPAGERAVESVRVVGDRLLVRELDGGVSRMRHVPLSGGEPADLPMPVDGAILEWTTHSTRPEALLLVAGWTDAPRLYRYDGHFLQDTGLAPRSPVDFGDVHARTLYAPAQDGTPIPLTVIHHKDLELDGDNPAVLTGYGSHGFIDLPEFRPEMLAWYERGGVYAVAHLRGGGTYGREWHEAGRGERKEATITDFIDCAEHLIALGYTRPGRLAGEGVSSGGIPTGGALVRRPDLWAAMAMHVPTVNTTRNEFTDSGPVNVPEFGSVTTEEGLRALLIIDAYLRVRDGVPYPAVLLTTGLRDARVPPWQPAKLAARLQAATASGRPVLMRVEERGWHGAGSTSDQEQALLADVLAFILHASDGS, from the coding sequence ATGAGCGACATCACCGAACCCTCGATCGCCCGGGTGGACGTCGTGCGCGAGACCCTCCACGGCGTCACGCTCGAGGACCCCTACCGGTGGATGGAAACCGAAGGCGAGGAGTTCCACCACTGGCTGGACGGCCAGGCCCGGCACGCCCGCGAGCACCTGGACGCCCTGCCGCACCGCTCCGGCCTGCTGACCCGGATCCGCGAACTGGGCAGTGCGCTCACGCGGTACTTCGGCCTCGCGATGGCAGCCGACAGGGTCTTCGCCCTGGTACGCGAGCCGGACGCCCGCGTGCCGGTGCTGACGGTGACCGAGGCCGACGGAGCGAGCAGGGTCCTGTTCGACCCCGGCACGGTGCCCGGCGACGGGCACCACGCCATCGACTGGTACGTGCCCTCCCCCGACGGCCGCCACGTCGCCTGCGCCGTCTCCGCCTCCGGGTCGGAGGACAGCTCCATCCACGTGATCGACGCCGACTCCGGCGCCCTCCGGGAGACGATCCCGCCCACGACGCGCTTCGCCTTCCTGAGCTGGCTGGAGGACGGCCGGTCGTTCGTCTATCACCGCTACGCAGAGCAGCACCTGTTGGACAGCCGCTCCTTCCTGCATCGGCTGGGCGCCGACCCGGCGCAGGATGCGGTGGTGCTGGCGCGCGGCCTCAACCCCCATGTCGAGCTGACCCCGCGGGACCGGCCTTTCCTGGTGGTGCCGCCGCACGGCGAGTGGATGCTGGCGATCGTCTCCCACGGCGCGCTCAGCCCCTGGCCCTGGACCGGCGAGCAGCTGAGCGACTGCACGCTGTACGTGGCGCCGCGCACCGGGCTGGCCGACCCGGCCGCCTGCCCGTGGCGGCTGGTCGCGGGCGTGGCCGACGGCGTGACCGCCTTCGCCACCAGCCACGACACCCTCTACCTGGTCACCCACCGGGACGCGCCGCGCTCCCGCGTGCTGGCCGTTCCGCTCGCCGCACCCGACCTGTCCCGAGCCCGGGTCATCGTGCCCGCGGGTGAGCGGGCGGTGGAGTCGGTGCGGGTGGTGGGCGACCGGCTGCTGGTGCGCGAACTCGACGGCGGCGTCAGCCGGATGCGGCACGTGCCCCTGTCCGGCGGCGAGCCCGCCGACCTCCCGATGCCGGTGGACGGCGCCATCCTGGAGTGGACCACCCACTCGACGCGGCCCGAAGCCCTGCTCCTGGTGGCCGGCTGGACCGACGCGCCACGGCTCTACCGCTACGACGGCCACTTTCTCCAGGACACCGGGCTGGCGCCCCGCTCACCGGTGGACTTCGGCGACGTGCACGCCCGCACCCTGTACGCGCCCGCGCAGGACGGGACGCCGATCCCGCTCACCGTCATCCACCACAAGGACCTGGAGCTGGACGGCGACAACCCGGCCGTGCTCACCGGCTACGGCTCCCACGGGTTCATCGACCTGCCGGAGTTCCGTCCCGAGATGCTCGCCTGGTACGAGCGTGGCGGCGTCTACGCCGTCGCGCACCTGCGCGGCGGCGGCACCTACGGCCGCGAATGGCACGAGGCCGGGCGCGGCGAGCGCAAGGAGGCCACCATCACGGACTTCATCGACTGCGCCGAGCATCTCATCGCCCTCGGCTACACCCGTCCGGGACGGCTGGCCGGCGAGGGCGTCAGCAGCGGCGGCATCCCCACCGGCGGCGCGCTGGTGCGCCGCCCCGATCTGTGGGCGGCCATGGCGATGCACGTGCCGACGGTGAACACCACGCGCAACGAGTTCACCGACAGCGGGCCGGTCAACGTGCCGGAGTTCGGCAGCGTCACCACCGAGGAGGGCCTGCGCGCCCTGCTGATCATCGACGCCTACCTGCGGGTCCGGGACGGCGTGCCGTACCCGGCGGTGCTGCTGACCACCGGCCTGCGCGACGCGCGGGTGCCGCCGTGGCAGCCGGCGAAGCTGGCCGCTCGCCTGCAGGCGGCCACGGCCTCCGGCCGGCCGGTGCTGATGCGCGTCGAGGAGCGCGGCTGGCACGGCGCCGGCTCGACCAGCGACCAGGAGCAGGCACTGCTCGCCGATGTGCTGGCCTTCATCCTGCACGCGTCCGACGGGTCATGA
- a CDS encoding tyrosine-type recombinase/integrase gives MSVVAFPGQPDPAPTAVGATSGMTTMAAVERFLASITAATTRAGYAETLARLTAVTGPAHPVAALAPEHYAAVMDRWKAAAAAAATWNRHLSALCSFTTWAQRHELLATNPARRLERRKPARRGDRAIPRARLETLFTDPAHALRERLLWRLLYDTAARAEEILTLNVEDLDLEFRRARVVSKGGAIEYVHWATPTARLLPRLLAGRTTGPVFLADRRAPASGPRTPAAADIDPATGRGRLSYPRAEYLFKTASAQLDPHRQGWTLHQLRHSALQHLAQAGRTAPELQAKSRHQHLASLGRYVRLSEETSARVTAEADPTQRRRPR, from the coding sequence ATGTCCGTCGTGGCCTTCCCCGGCCAGCCCGACCCGGCCCCTACCGCGGTCGGCGCGACGAGCGGCATGACGACGATGGCCGCGGTCGAGCGCTTCCTCGCCTCCATCACCGCAGCCACTACCCGCGCCGGCTACGCCGAGACCCTCGCCCGGCTGACCGCCGTGACCGGCCCGGCACATCCCGTCGCAGCCCTGGCCCCCGAGCATTACGCCGCGGTGATGGACCGCTGGAAAGCCGCAGCCGCAGCCGCTGCCACCTGGAACCGGCACCTGTCCGCCCTGTGTTCCTTCACCACCTGGGCCCAGCGTCACGAGCTGCTGGCCACCAACCCGGCCCGGCGCCTGGAGCGCCGCAAGCCCGCCCGCCGCGGCGACCGTGCCATTCCGCGCGCCCGGCTGGAGACGCTCTTCACCGACCCCGCGCACGCCCTGCGGGAACGACTGCTGTGGAGGCTCCTCTACGACACGGCCGCCCGCGCCGAGGAAATCCTCACCCTCAACGTCGAGGACCTCGACCTGGAATTCCGCCGCGCCCGCGTCGTCTCCAAGGGCGGCGCCATCGAGTATGTGCACTGGGCCACCCCCACCGCCAGGCTGCTGCCCCGCCTGTTGGCCGGCCGTACCACGGGACCGGTGTTCCTGGCCGACCGGCGCGCCCCCGCATCCGGACCGCGCACGCCCGCGGCCGCCGACATCGACCCGGCCACCGGGCGCGGGCGGCTGTCCTACCCGCGCGCCGAATACCTGTTCAAGACCGCCTCGGCCCAACTCGACCCGCACCGGCAGGGCTGGACGCTGCACCAGCTCCGCCACAGCGCACTCCAGCATCTGGCCCAAGCCGGCCGCACCGCGCCGGAGCTGCAGGCCAAGAGCCGCCACCAGCATCTGGCCAGCCTCGGCCGCTACGTGCGGCTCAGTGAAGAGACCTCCGCCCGCGTAACCGCTGAAGCCGACCCCACCCAACGCCGACGCCCCCGCTGA